The proteins below come from a single Zea mays cultivar B73 chromosome 8, Zm-B73-REFERENCE-NAM-5.0, whole genome shotgun sequence genomic window:
- the LOC103635300 gene encoding uncharacterized protein, protein MSDFVGSRYTKQEDFHVLLSKKDPGEPPEHKHVLWMAHWTKASSNNGSSNPLEGTTKGTTTKDSETLPYEFTESTVAKRLMVGVSHGSASMQHDRQFNSSVWGMARHISNELGPKNSEHVDGSFEKFVKKDAVNLRARAVVSETYSVHKLSELPLDFQHLGNSDDPSPDWSHFPMFEINRKIDSILNRKRRSAPLNLNASASHVLALSSQEYMMHSHQIADENLDMCRPAEGFASHLEDPAGLNSDPSGPKLKGQLLDTVSCSCSKDDTNSADCLIDEQHTSHYFANSKHELPSVSNEKKFKFAGNNHNRILASASHKHESVAEAMFCAPVLGSELQNEPITISNIGKKDGENFHEMYNCNSKAVPCSLLAHEHHRHLKTQRTESAGNLKVCTLPDQQTANELADKSNGDLLTYGPKPKKGSCNRRSLYLFEKLTIPSKSQSAYPKNSASSGKSSGFGVCMYGTNIGSQLFGAQNQSSSKTETLHSDALIGSKSSAGIASLSAQKDNGCPAPAPAPAPDEAKSEQLAAPSSNTKQGGESAYSKEDGSHNLNEGHDVSSKAAIGSKQPCMPGAGITNLDLILSQMSRMRNQIPSGGVTQPPIGAEPSDRWLKRLQLGVPDPDVLGSKTKRPKVGDSPPPPRQINRSFDVALPCNPGKQEEQSLNGGGKVQGRAPPIPEKSVNRWIGRWCQGGTPVFREGPGQGRQATKPAGRLSEELEGQFFPSTAAMAMMGRAMHKLRPCEQQQKGPFVVWKID, encoded by the exons ATGTCCGACTTTGTCGGGAGCAGATATACCAAGCAAGAAGATTTCCATGTTTTGTTGAGCAAGAAAGATCCTGGAGAACCACCTGAACATAAGCACGTCCTGTGGATGGCACACTGGACCAAAGCAAGCAGCAACAATGGCAGCAGCAATCCTTTGGAGGGTACCACCAAGGGCACTACTACGAAAGATAGCGAGACCTTGCCTTATGAATTCACGGAATCTACGGTTGCTAAAAGGCTCATGGTAGGAGTAAGCCATGGAAGCGCCTCCATGCAGCATGACCgacaattcaattctagtgtgtGGGGTATGGCACGCCATATTTCCAACGAATTGGGACCGAAGAATAGTGAACATGTTGATGGGTCTTTTGAAAAATTTGTGAAGAAGGATGCTGTGAACTTGAGAGCAAGGGCAGTTGTGTCAGAAACATACTCTGTTCACAAGCTTTCAGAGTTACCGTTGGATTTTCAGCACCTTGGGAACTCCGACGATCCAAGTCCAGATTGGAGCCACTTTCCAATGTTCGAAATTAATCGAAAGATTGACAGTATTCTCAACCGCAAACGAAGGTCTGCACCTCTGAATCTAAATGCGTCTGCATCCCATGTATTGGCCCTATCGTCACAAGAATACATGATGCACTCACATCAAATAGCTGACGAGAACTTGGATATGTGCAGACCTGCAGAAGGCTTTGCATCTCACTTAGAAGATCCTGCTGGCCTCAATTCAGATCCTTCAGGGCCAAAGTTAAAAGGACAGTTATTGGATACCGTGTCATGTTCTTGCAGCAAGGACGACACCAATTCAGCAGATTGTCTAATAGACGAGCAGCATACAAGCCACTATTTTGCAAACTCAAAGCATGAACTGCCCTCTGTATCTAACGAAAAGAAGTTCAAGTTTGCAGGAAACAACCACAATCGAATTCTTGCAAGTGCGTCCCATAAACATGAAAGTGTTGCAGAGGCAATGTTCTGTGCACCAGTACTTGGTAGTGAGCTTCAGAATGAACCTATAACTATTTCCAACATCGGCAAGAAGGATGGTGAAAACTTCCATGAGATGTATAATTGTAATAGCAAGGCTGTTCCTTGTTCTTTGTTAGCTCATGAGCACCATCGTCATCTGAAAACACAGAGAACGGAATCTGCAGGAAATTTGAAAGTCTGCACGTTACCTGATCAACAAACTGCAAATGAATTGGCAGACAAGAGTAATGGTGACCTGCTGACATATGGACCAAAGCCAAAGAAGGGCTCTTGCAACCGAAGAAGCCTCTATTTATTCGAAAAGTTAACGATTCCTTCCAAATCACAAAGTGCATATCCTAAAAATTCTGCGTCTTCAGGAAAATCTAGCGGCTTTGGAGTTTGTATGTACGGCACCAATATTGGAAGCCAGTTATTCGGAGCACAGAATCAATCTTCATCTAAGACTGAAACATTGCACAGCGATGCTCTTATTGGGTCCAAATCCTCAGCAG GCATTGCTTCATTATCGGCACAAAAG GACAACGGTTGCCCAGCCCCAGCCCCAGCCCCAGCCCCAGACGAAGCGAAAAGCGAGCAGCTAGCAGCTCCGTCGTCCAACACCAAGCAGGGAGGAGAATCAGCATACAGTAAAGAAGATGGATCTCATAATCTCAACGAAGGCCACGATGTTTCGTCCAAAGCAGCTATCGGTAGCAAGCAACCATGCATGCCTGGAGCAGGAATCACGAACCTGGATCTCATACTCTCCCAGATGAGCAGGATGAGAAACCAGATTCCCAGTGGCGGTGTAACTCAGCCACCAATAGGCGCCGAGCCAAGTGATAGATGGCTCAAGCGCCTGCAGCTCGGCGTACCAGACCCTGACGTCCTTGGTTCCAAGACCAAGAGGCCAAAAGTCGGAGACAGTCCTCCGCCACCCAGGCAAATAAACCGGTCCTTTGACGTGGCACTCCCTTGCAACCCAGGAAAACAGGAGGAGCAGAGCTTGAATGGAGGGGGGAAAGTGCAGGGAAGAGCCCCCCCGATTCCAGAGAAGAGCGTCAATCGCTGGATAGGGAGATGGTGCCAGGGCGGCACTCCTGTTTTCCGTGAAGGCCCAGGCCAGGGAAGGCAGGCAACGAAACCTGCTGGCCGGTTGTCCGAGGAGCTTGAAGGACAGTTCTTTCCAAGCACTGCGGCGATGGCGATGATGGGGCGCGCGATGCACAAGCTCCGGCCGTGCGAGCAGCAGCAGAAGGGGCCATTCGTGGTGTGGAAGATAGATTGA
- the LOC100272960 gene encoding uncharacterized protein LOC100272960 gives MASADLLRKEEEFYSSLFDSAKGDGVKSRSQVIERKIESLEDMATKVSNRRSRRWLNDRLLIELVPRLHVEEIKGLFAPPPWGEELPLSAFCRTSVSDWEAFRSIDMDAEARLMQHMKRSSEKQRTHVDEDELIALNAWRRIGRQTREAIKKKFLPDLLQIYEEQVRAFIEGTGDSDVLVLNVQDPFQRLLLHGVCEFYNVTSMTTSSVRDGKPWKSTTIKKRHVTGLPPRITLVSFLRMRKN, from the exons ATGGCGAGCGCCGATCTGCTGCGGAAGGAGGAGGAGTTCTACTCCTCCCTCTTTGATTCCGCAAAAG GCGACGGCGTCAAGTCGCGCTCGCAGGTGATTGAGAGGAAGATTGAATCCCTCGAGGACATGGCCACCAAG GTCAGCAACCGGAGATCAAGAAGATGGTTGAACGACCGCTTGCTGATTGAGCTTGTCCCACGCCTTCATGTTGAAGAAATCAAAGGCCTCTTTGCTCCTCCACCATGGG GTGAGGAGCTGCCCTTGTCAGCATTCTGCAGGACAAGTGTTAGTGACTGGGAGGCCTTCAGGAGCATCGACATGGATGCTGAG GCAAGATTGATGCAACACATGAAACGATCATCCGAAAAACAAAGGACTCATGTCGACGAAGATGAATTGATTGCTCTGAATGCTTGGCGTCGTATAGGTCGCCAAACAAGAGAAGCTATTAAGAAAAAATTTCTACCTGATCTACTTCAAATATATGAA GAACAGGTTAGGGCCTTCATTGAaggtactggtgacagcgacgtgCTTGTGCTGAATGTCCAGGACCCGTTCCAGAGGCTGCTTCTGCACGGTGTTTGTGAG TTCTATAACGTAACCTCAATGACCACAAGCAGTGTAAGGGACGGGAAGCCATGGAAGAGCACCAccatcaagaagaggcatgtcACCGGTCTTCCTCCGAGAATCACATTAGTTAGCTTCCTGAGGATGAGGAAGAATTAG